In Pseudoalteromonas marina, a genomic segment contains:
- the rrtA gene encoding rhombosortase gives MQKLILKKYNKMLNLPIQPRYILPPLLLILFSTIFAAFDLNNLLEFNRTLVNKGELWRIFTSQFVHANWAHLGLNISGIFLIWLLHGEYTTPTRYFINTITLALWCGLGVYFYCPDIHIYTGLSALLHGVIIWGAVKDITQGLKSGYLLFIGVWVKIAYEQLSGPSADIGELINSTVAIDAHLIGAIGGSLLGIELVIKYYKNRAEG, from the coding sequence ATGCAAAAATTAATACTAAAAAAATACAATAAAATGCTTAATTTACCTATACAGCCTCGTTATATTTTACCACCTTTATTATTGATACTTTTTAGCACTATTTTTGCTGCATTTGATTTAAATAATTTACTAGAATTTAACCGAACATTAGTTAACAAAGGTGAGCTTTGGCGTATTTTTACTAGCCAATTTGTACACGCAAATTGGGCTCATTTGGGGTTAAATATAAGCGGGATTTTTTTAATTTGGTTATTACATGGTGAGTATACTACCCCTACCCGGTACTTTATAAATACAATCACTTTAGCGCTTTGGTGTGGTTTAGGCGTGTATTTTTATTGCCCAGACATACATATCTATACAGGTTTAAGCGCGCTGTTACACGGTGTTATTATTTGGGGCGCAGTAAAAGATATTACACAAGGGCTTAAATCGGGGTATTTATTATTCATCGGTGTGTGGGTAAAAATAGCATATGAGCAATTGAGTGGTCCAAGTGCTGATATTGGCGAGCTTATTAATTCGACCGTTGCAATAGATGCTCATTTAATTGGCGCTATTGGTGGATCATTGTTAGGCATCGAGCTTGTTATTAAATATTATAAAAATAGGGCCGAAGGTTAA
- the purE gene encoding 5-(carboxyamino)imidazole ribonucleotide mutase, which produces MTVGIIMGSKSDWPTMEHAALMLEQFGIKYETKVVSAHRTPQLLADYASSAAERGIKVIIAGAGGAAHLPGMAAAFTSVPVLGVPVKSKALNGVDSLLSICQMPKGVAVGTLAIGEPGAANAGLLAAQILGCHNPDIFEKIEAFRKNQTDTILANPNPAE; this is translated from the coding sequence ATGACTGTTGGCATTATTATGGGTTCTAAGTCAGATTGGCCAACCATGGAACACGCTGCACTGATGCTAGAGCAGTTTGGTATTAAGTACGAAACCAAAGTTGTATCTGCACACCGCACTCCTCAATTACTTGCTGATTATGCAAGCTCTGCTGCAGAACGTGGAATTAAAGTTATTATTGCCGGCGCAGGTGGCGCAGCCCATTTACCGGGTATGGCAGCGGCTTTTACATCTGTTCCTGTTTTAGGCGTTCCTGTGAAATCAAAGGCATTAAATGGTGTTGATTCTCTATTGTCAATTTGCCAAATGCCAAAAGGGGTAGCAGTAGGTACCTTAGCAATTGGTGAACCAGGCGCTGCAAACGCAGGCTTATTAGCCGCACAAATTTTAGGGTGCCATAACCCCGACATTTTTGAAAAAATCGAAGCGTTTCGTAAAAATCAAACAGACACAATATTAGCCAACCCAAACCCTGCAGAGTAA
- a CDS encoding endonuclease/exonuclease/phosphatase family protein, with translation MKFDLTFGALLTAASLSLNAYATDTIRVATFNVSMDATNYTAKGEPIKSDALVKALTSNTQQIKNIAEIIQRVRPDIILLNEFDFVPKEKGIDYFKTHYLTVSQNEQNAIDYPYTYIAPVNTGLATEFDLDNDGKKSKVMGDAQGFGFFEGHYGMAILSKYPIDFDKIRTLQTFKYKDMPNAKMPLMPKTGENWYNAKEWQALRLSSKSFWDVPVVIDNKAVHVLASHPTPPVFDGEEDRNGKRNHDEIRLIADYVANAEYLYDDNGNKGGLDAQSRFVILGDLNAAAEGDKARLETTDQLLKNPLINAQFVPKSAGAKQQYELAYAQHFTANWQARVDYVLPSTYGLDIKEGGVFWPVESNEQYRLIKDRSASSDHRLVWLDLVIK, from the coding sequence ATGAAATTTGATCTAACGTTTGGTGCGTTGCTAACAGCTGCTTCATTGAGTCTCAATGCGTACGCAACCGATACAATTCGTGTTGCAACGTTTAATGTAAGTATGGATGCCACAAATTACACTGCCAAAGGCGAGCCTATTAAAAGTGATGCCTTAGTCAAAGCGCTTACCTCAAACACACAACAGATTAAAAATATTGCAGAAATTATTCAGCGCGTTCGCCCTGATATTATTTTACTTAACGAGTTTGACTTTGTTCCTAAAGAAAAAGGTATTGATTACTTTAAAACGCATTACTTAACCGTAAGCCAAAACGAGCAAAACGCCATAGACTATCCTTATACTTATATAGCCCCCGTCAATACAGGCCTTGCGACAGAGTTTGACCTAGATAACGATGGTAAAAAAAGTAAAGTAATGGGTGATGCCCAAGGCTTTGGCTTTTTTGAAGGGCATTATGGTATGGCCATATTATCGAAATACCCAATCGATTTTGACAAAATCAGAACGCTTCAAACCTTTAAATACAAAGATATGCCCAATGCAAAAATGCCGTTAATGCCAAAAACAGGCGAGAATTGGTATAACGCTAAAGAGTGGCAAGCGCTTAGGTTAAGTTCTAAATCGTTTTGGGATGTCCCCGTTGTTATTGACAATAAAGCAGTGCATGTATTGGCGTCTCACCCTACGCCTCCCGTGTTTGACGGCGAAGAAGATAGAAATGGTAAACGTAATCATGACGAAATTAGATTAATTGCCGACTACGTAGCCAATGCAGAGTACCTATATGATGATAATGGCAACAAAGGTGGGCTAGATGCTCAGTCGCGTTTTGTTATTTTAGGGGATTTAAACGCAGCAGCAGAAGGTGATAAAGCGCGTTTAGAAACAACAGATCAATTGCTAAAAAATCCATTAATTAATGCACAGTTTGTACCTAAAAGTGCAGGCGCTAAACAGCAATATGAACTTGCCTATGCACAACACTTTACTGCCAATTGGCAAGCACGAGTAGACTATGTATTGCCATCAACTTACGGTTTAGATATTAAAGAAGGCGGGGTATTTTGGCCTGTTGAATCAAACGAACAGTATCGCTTAATTAAAGATAGAAGTGCATCAAGCGATCATCGCCTAGTATGGTTAGATTTAGTGATTAAATAA
- a CDS encoding 5-(carboxyamino)imidazole ribonucleotide synthase translates to MNILILGAGQLARMMSLAGAPLNLNVVAYDVGTKQIKHPLTGEIYTTTLEQAIRDADAITAEFEHIPDDVLTLCCNSNKFYPGKAAIKTGGDRALEKALLNKTGVECAPYQLITEKVHLELAAKNLGKPLVIKTCQAGYDGKGQWRLKSDDQIDEIWSEMAEFIASGTLDAPHTIIAEKMIPFDREVSIIGARDKHGNVAIYPLTENEHTNGVLTLSVAGKNNQNVEAQANDAFTKIANELNYVGVLAIEFFDVMGTLLVNEIAPRVHNSGHWTQQGCHCSQFENHMRAVAGLPLGNTELKHITAMINVLGQASIPAEVLTLPDVTSHWYGKTAKPGRKMGHINVSAHNMNDLSDKLSQLTDYLPEHDYPGILKTAEKLILG, encoded by the coding sequence ATGAATATTTTAATTTTAGGTGCAGGACAACTTGCACGTATGATGAGCCTTGCAGGCGCACCGCTTAATTTGAATGTAGTTGCCTACGATGTGGGAACTAAACAAATTAAGCACCCGCTAACGGGTGAGATTTACACAACTACACTTGAACAAGCAATTAGAGACGCTGATGCAATCACGGCAGAATTTGAGCACATTCCTGATGATGTATTAACGCTATGCTGCAACAGTAATAAGTTTTATCCGGGTAAAGCTGCAATTAAAACGGGTGGCGATAGAGCACTAGAAAAAGCGTTACTTAACAAAACCGGTGTTGAATGCGCGCCTTATCAGTTAATTACAGAAAAAGTACATTTGGAGTTGGCCGCTAAAAACCTGGGTAAGCCACTTGTTATAAAAACCTGCCAAGCAGGATACGATGGTAAAGGGCAGTGGCGTTTAAAATCTGATGATCAAATTGATGAAATTTGGTCTGAAATGGCTGAGTTTATAGCATCGGGAACACTAGATGCGCCGCATACTATTATTGCTGAAAAAATGATCCCGTTTGACCGAGAAGTGTCGATTATTGGTGCACGAGATAAGCACGGTAATGTTGCAATTTACCCATTAACAGAAAACGAACACACCAATGGTGTGTTAACACTTTCGGTTGCGGGTAAAAATAACCAAAATGTTGAAGCTCAAGCAAACGATGCATTTACAAAAATTGCAAACGAACTTAACTATGTAGGTGTATTGGCCATAGAGTTTTTTGATGTAATGGGCACACTATTAGTTAATGAAATTGCACCGCGTGTACATAACTCAGGTCATTGGACTCAGCAAGGTTGCCATTGTTCGCAATTTGAAAATCATATGCGTGCCGTTGCAGGTTTACCACTTGGTAATACTGAGCTTAAACATATTACAGCCATGATCAATGTACTAGGACAAGCAAGCATCCCTGCTGAGGTTCTTACATTACCTGATGTGACAAGTCATTGGTACGGTAAAACGGCTAAGCCAGGTCGTAAAATGGGTCATATAAATGTATCGGCTCATAATATGAATGATCTGTCAGATAAGTTAAGCCAATTAACTGATTATTTACCAGAACACGATTACCCGGGAATTTTAAAAACGGCAGAAAAGCTTATTCTAGGTTAG
- a CDS encoding ABC-F family ATPase: MISTANITMQFGAKPLFENISAKFGEGNRYGLIGANGCGKSTFMKILSGELEPSSGNVSTDPNERVAKLNQDQFAYEEYSVIDTVIMGHKELWAIKQERDRIYSLPEMSEEDGMKVADLETEFAEMDGYSAESKAGELLLGVGIATEQHYGPMSEIAPGFKLRVLLAQVLFSDPDIMLLDEPTNNLDIYTIKWLEDVLNQRDCTMIIISHDRHFLNSVCTHMADIDYGELRIYPGNYDEYMFAATQARERLLSENAKKKSQIAELQQFVSRFSANASKAKQATSRAKRIDKIQLDEVKASSRQTPFIRFDQEKQLFRNALEMTSISQGFEDNTLFSGLEGLVEVGERIAIIGENGVGKTTLLNTLAGKLTPQAGEFKWSENANIGYYAQDHADEFEKDMNLFEWMEQWQQEGDDEQVVRSFLGRMLFSQNDIKKSVKVISGGEQGRMLFGKIMMHKPNILLMDEPTNHMDMESIEALNLALEAYEGTLLFVSHDRQFVSSVATRIWEIKDGKIIDFRGNYSEYLASKEA, from the coding sequence ATTATTAGTACAGCTAACATCACCATGCAATTTGGTGCTAAACCGTTATTTGAAAATATCTCAGCAAAATTTGGCGAAGGAAACCGTTACGGTTTAATTGGTGCAAATGGTTGTGGTAAATCAACATTTATGAAAATACTCAGTGGTGAACTAGAGCCATCTTCGGGTAACGTAAGCACTGATCCAAATGAGCGTGTTGCTAAACTAAATCAAGACCAGTTTGCTTACGAAGAATACTCTGTAATTGATACTGTGATCATGGGTCACAAAGAGTTATGGGCTATTAAACAAGAACGTGATCGTATTTATTCTTTACCTGAAATGAGTGAAGAAGACGGTATGAAAGTAGCCGATCTTGAAACTGAATTTGCTGAAATGGATGGTTACTCAGCCGAGTCTAAAGCGGGTGAGCTTTTATTAGGTGTTGGTATTGCTACTGAGCAGCACTATGGTCCTATGTCAGAAATTGCACCGGGTTTTAAACTTCGAGTGTTACTTGCACAGGTTCTGTTTTCTGACCCTGATATTATGCTACTTGATGAGCCTACCAATAACTTGGACATATACACTATCAAGTGGTTAGAAGATGTATTGAATCAACGCGATTGTACTATGATCATCATTTCGCATGACCGTCACTTCTTAAACTCTGTTTGTACACACATGGCCGACATAGATTACGGTGAGCTACGCATTTATCCTGGTAACTACGACGAATACATGTTTGCTGCAACGCAAGCTCGTGAACGCCTATTAAGTGAAAATGCCAAGAAGAAAAGTCAAATTGCCGAACTCCAGCAGTTTGTATCACGCTTCTCGGCTAATGCTTCAAAAGCTAAGCAAGCCACATCGCGTGCCAAGCGTATCGACAAAATTCAGTTAGACGAAGTAAAAGCATCATCTCGTCAAACACCGTTTATTCGTTTTGACCAAGAAAAACAGCTGTTCCGTAACGCGCTAGAAATGACAAGTATTAGCCAAGGCTTTGAAGACAATACTTTATTCTCAGGCCTTGAAGGTTTAGTAGAAGTTGGCGAGCGTATTGCCATAATTGGTGAAAACGGCGTAGGTAAAACAACGTTACTTAACACGTTAGCAGGTAAACTTACACCACAGGCAGGTGAATTTAAGTGGTCTGAAAACGCTAACATTGGCTACTATGCGCAAGACCACGCTGACGAATTCGAAAAAGACATGAATTTGTTTGAGTGGATGGAGCAATGGCAGCAAGAAGGCGACGACGAGCAAGTTGTTCGCAGCTTTTTAGGTCGTATGTTGTTCTCACAGAACGATATTAAAAAGTCGGTAAAAGTAATATCAGGTGGTGAGCAGGGCCGTATGTTGTTTGGCAAAATTATGATGCATAAACCAAACATACTTTTAATGGATGAGCCAACCAACCACATGGATATGGAATCGATTGAAGCACTAAACTTAGCGCTTGAAGCATACGAAGGCACTTTACTTTTTGTATCGCATGACCGCCAGTTTGTCTCTTCTGTTGCAACCCGTATATGGGAAATAAAAGACGGTAAAATAATCGACTTTAGAGGTAATTACTCTGAGTACCTAGCAAGTAAAGAAGCGTAA
- the ggt gene encoding gamma-glutamyltransferase: protein MHFKLNSLFAIGLGVLSLPVLSKEPTKVEVREPEATTSISSKQIVVGDKYMVAAANPYASQAGQQILAKGGSAVDAAIATQLVLTLVEPQSSGIGGGTFMMYYNKENNKLTSFDGRETAPKNANENLFLNKHGKAVKWIEAVVGGRSVGVPGVLHAFANAHKHYGLLPWEQLFKPAIELAEQGFVVSPRLHGLLARQLNPGVMSMPVINEYFYPNGKLIEAGTVKKNQPLADLYKAIANEGIDAFYKGENAKKMVSSVQNSKIAPGKLSQQDLAQYKSKERDAVCIKYRVYNVCSMAPPSSGGVAVLQILGLLEHTNISALKPNSEQAIHYFSQASRIAFADRNVYMGDPDFTEVPTQALLNKSYIKSRATLITEKDQHAVAGDPVNYLSYAQDDSYELPSTSHVSIVDSFGNAVSMTSSIEMAFGSTVMVNGYILNNQLTDFSLSPRKNGKLVANRVEPGKRPRSSMSPVMVFNEDGSLRLVVGSPGGSRIIDYVAQVVVGVLDWNLSVQEAINLPRTTNRNDYTSLEKGTVIESLAPALTSRGHKVRVLDLNSGLHGVEVKNNKLYGAADPRREGVALSDLTNNNATFKF, encoded by the coding sequence ATGCATTTTAAACTTAACTCATTATTTGCTATCGGCTTAGGTGTGCTGTCTTTGCCGGTGCTGTCAAAAGAACCCACAAAAGTAGAAGTTCGCGAACCAGAAGCTACCACATCAATTAGTTCTAAGCAGATTGTTGTAGGTGACAAATACATGGTTGCCGCGGCAAATCCGTATGCATCTCAAGCGGGACAGCAAATATTAGCAAAAGGCGGCAGTGCAGTTGATGCAGCAATAGCCACTCAACTTGTTTTAACACTTGTTGAGCCTCAGTCATCGGGTATTGGTGGCGGTACATTTATGATGTACTACAACAAAGAAAATAATAAGTTAACCAGCTTTGATGGAAGAGAAACGGCCCCTAAAAATGCGAATGAAAATTTATTTTTAAATAAGCATGGCAAAGCTGTCAAATGGATTGAAGCCGTTGTAGGCGGTCGTTCTGTAGGCGTACCCGGTGTTCTACATGCCTTTGCAAATGCTCATAAGCACTATGGTTTATTACCTTGGGAACAGCTATTTAAACCGGCTATTGAACTTGCTGAACAAGGGTTTGTTGTATCGCCTCGATTACATGGTTTGTTAGCTCGCCAGCTAAATCCAGGTGTTATGAGTATGCCAGTTATAAATGAATACTTTTACCCAAATGGTAAACTCATTGAGGCCGGTACTGTTAAAAAAAACCAGCCGCTTGCTGATTTATACAAAGCCATTGCTAATGAAGGCATTGATGCGTTTTATAAAGGTGAAAACGCAAAAAAAATGGTAAGTTCGGTACAAAATTCAAAAATTGCACCCGGTAAATTATCTCAGCAAGACCTTGCACAATACAAAAGCAAAGAACGCGATGCTGTTTGTATAAAATACCGTGTTTATAACGTATGTTCTATGGCACCACCAAGTAGTGGCGGTGTGGCTGTTTTACAAATACTAGGGTTACTAGAGCATACAAATATTTCTGCCTTAAAGCCTAACAGCGAACAAGCAATTCACTACTTCAGCCAAGCGTCGCGTATTGCCTTTGCCGATAGAAATGTATACATGGGTGACCCAGATTTTACTGAGGTACCAACTCAAGCGCTATTAAACAAAAGCTACATTAAATCACGCGCAACACTCATAACCGAAAAAGATCAGCATGCAGTTGCCGGCGACCCCGTTAACTACTTAAGTTATGCACAAGATGATTCGTATGAACTCCCTTCAACATCGCATGTCTCTATTGTTGATAGCTTTGGTAATGCAGTATCAATGACCAGCTCAATAGAAATGGCATTTGGTTCTACAGTTATGGTTAATGGTTATATTTTAAATAATCAGTTAACCGATTTCTCACTTTCTCCTCGTAAAAACGGTAAGTTAGTTGCTAATCGTGTAGAGCCAGGAAAACGCCCGCGCAGTTCTATGTCACCGGTTATGGTTTTTAATGAAGATGGTAGCTTACGTTTAGTTGTAGGGTCTCCTGGTGGTAGCCGCATTATTGACTACGTCGCTCAAGTAGTTGTTGGCGTTTTAGACTGGAATCTATCGGTGCAAGAAGCTATTAACTTGCCGCGTACTACTAATCGTAATGATTACACCAGCCTTGAAAAAGGCACCGTTATTGAATCACTTGCACCAGCACTCACTTCACGTGGTCATAAAGTGCGTGTGTTAGACCTAAATTCAGGTTTACATGGCGTTGAAGTGAAAAATAATAAGCTGTATGGCGCAGCCGATCCGCGCCGTGAAGGTGTTGCGTTGTCTGATTTAACTAACAATAACGCCACTTTCAAATTTTAA
- a CDS encoding prolyl oligopeptidase family serine peptidase — MIFNFSSSKTLVALAVASSVMLAGCSATANTASTNNALEKNKVEAVVSTPADVGSEKITLKQAMADPDWIGNQPQNAFWAADSATIIYAQKQQGSTLRDLFSQSVTSQTAEQIALNKLHTLGARNAVYSNDKALQAYVFKGNVFVKNIKTNTLRQITHSTANESNPQFLNDGTLAYRQGNMFFKVDLVTGLTQEIANLKLADKPKGISEPSSYIAKEQHKLIEYIALEHKNKKDQHARNAQINELNTSVANTSYYLGKGNKVDNVELSPNGDALLVVVKKQSSWRSDTDIMPHYVTDDATIAPKKVRRRIADAKEETSQVIYINLNDKTQNTLAFDSLPGFDQDVLASVKQENYARLGKTYESKNSPRAINLITNWGLGQSPIVWNNDGSQVAIMLEAWDNKDRWIATVDFENNKLVSQHRLHDDAWIAYAFNNFGWLNNENTLYYLSEESGYSQLYKKTLNGNAVALTQGEFEVSNPTVTSDDSAIYYKANVEHPGLYEIFRVNPQTAKSEKITDLNGMTDYTLSPDEEKLLLVHSKITMPSELYIADAKANATPTRLTNTVSSAFLAKKLTAPKIVAVPSSHTDAPIYAKVYYPADYVEGEGGKTRKAVIFNHGAGYLQNSHMGWSVYFREFMFHSLLADEGYVVMDMDYRASKGYGRDWRTAIYRQMGTPETQDLADGVKWMAENANVDTQAVGTYGGSYGGFMTFMALFTAPELFQSGAALRPVTDWAHYNTAYTGNILNHPDVDPIAYERSSPIYFAEGLNKPLLINAPMVDDNVFFQDSVRLVQRLIELEKENFETAIFPVEPHGFVQPSSWLDEYRRIYKLFKDTL; from the coding sequence ATGATTTTTAATTTTTCTTCATCTAAAACGTTAGTAGCATTAGCTGTTGCCTCAAGCGTAATGCTTGCGGGTTGTAGTGCAACTGCAAACACAGCCTCTACAAATAATGCTTTGGAAAAAAACAAAGTTGAAGCGGTGGTTAGTACACCTGCCGATGTTGGTTCAGAAAAAATAACTTTAAAACAAGCAATGGCCGATCCTGATTGGATAGGCAACCAACCACAAAATGCCTTTTGGGCTGCTGATTCAGCAACAATTATTTATGCTCAAAAGCAACAAGGTAGCACATTACGTGACTTATTTAGCCAGTCTGTAACGTCGCAAACCGCAGAACAAATAGCATTAAATAAACTACATACACTGGGTGCTAGAAACGCGGTTTATTCAAACGACAAGGCTCTGCAAGCCTACGTTTTTAAAGGCAATGTGTTTGTAAAAAATATTAAAACTAACACACTGCGCCAAATAACCCATAGCACAGCTAACGAATCTAATCCGCAGTTTTTAAACGATGGTACATTGGCTTATCGCCAAGGTAATATGTTTTTTAAAGTTGATTTAGTAACGGGGTTAACACAAGAAATTGCTAACCTAAAACTTGCTGATAAACCAAAAGGAATTAGCGAGCCAAGTTCGTACATTGCAAAAGAGCAGCATAAGCTCATTGAATACATAGCCCTTGAGCACAAAAATAAAAAAGACCAACACGCACGTAACGCGCAAATAAACGAACTAAATACCTCTGTAGCAAATACAAGTTACTATTTAGGCAAAGGTAATAAAGTTGATAACGTAGAACTTTCACCCAATGGAGATGCGTTACTAGTTGTCGTAAAAAAACAATCAAGTTGGCGAAGTGACACCGATATAATGCCACATTATGTGACTGACGACGCCACCATAGCACCTAAAAAAGTGCGCCGTCGTATAGCTGATGCAAAAGAAGAAACATCGCAAGTTATCTACATTAATTTAAATGATAAAACACAAAACACACTAGCGTTTGATTCGCTGCCAGGTTTTGATCAAGATGTATTAGCAAGTGTAAAACAAGAAAATTATGCACGATTAGGTAAAACCTACGAATCAAAAAACTCACCACGCGCTATTAACTTGATCACAAATTGGGGATTAGGACAAAGCCCAATAGTTTGGAATAACGATGGTTCGCAAGTTGCTATTATGCTTGAAGCGTGGGACAACAAAGATCGCTGGATTGCGACCGTAGATTTTGAAAACAATAAACTGGTGTCGCAGCATCGTTTACATGACGACGCATGGATCGCTTATGCATTTAATAATTTTGGCTGGTTGAATAACGAAAACACGCTTTATTACCTTTCAGAAGAGTCCGGGTACAGCCAGCTTTATAAAAAAACATTAAACGGTAACGCCGTTGCGTTAACTCAGGGTGAGTTTGAGGTATCAAACCCAACAGTTACAAGCGATGATTCTGCTATTTATTACAAAGCTAATGTTGAACACCCTGGTCTATACGAAATTTTCCGTGTAAATCCACAAACAGCTAAAAGTGAAAAAATTACTGATCTAAATGGCATGACCGACTACACGTTAAGTCCAGATGAAGAAAAATTACTGCTTGTTCATTCAAAAATTACTATGCCTAGCGAGCTATATATTGCGGATGCTAAAGCAAATGCAACGCCAACACGTTTAACTAATACAGTATCAAGCGCTTTTTTAGCTAAAAAATTAACTGCACCGAAAATAGTTGCAGTGCCGTCTAGCCATACTGATGCGCCAATATATGCCAAGGTATACTACCCAGCTGATTACGTAGAAGGCGAAGGTGGTAAAACTCGTAAAGCGGTTATTTTTAATCACGGTGCAGGTTACTTACAAAACTCACATATGGGTTGGTCTGTATACTTTAGAGAGTTTATGTTTCATTCATTATTGGCTGATGAAGGTTACGTGGTAATGGATATGGACTACCGTGCATCTAAAGGGTATGGCCGCGACTGGCGTACAGCTATTTATCGTCAAATGGGCACACCAGAAACGCAAGATTTAGCTGATGGTGTTAAATGGATGGCTGAAAATGCTAACGTAGACACGCAAGCGGTAGGGACCTACGGCGGTTCTTATGGTGGTTTTATGACCTTTATGGCATTATTTACTGCACCAGAATTGTTTCAATCAGGTGCAGCACTTCGCCCGGTAACTGATTGGGCACACTACAATACTGCTTATACTGGCAATATTTTAAATCACCCAGATGTAGATCCCATTGCATACGAGCGTAGCTCACCAATTTACTTTGCAGAAGGTTTAAATAAACCACTGTTGATCAATGCACCAATGGTAGACGATAACGTATTTTTTCAAGACTCAGTACGCTTAGTTCAGCGTTTAATTGAGCTTGAAAAAGAAAACTTTGAAACGGCTATCTTCCCAGTTGAACCACATGGTTTTGTGCAACCGTCAAGTTGGTTAGATGAATACCGCCGTATTTATAAACTATTCAAAGACACTCTTTAA